In the Papio anubis isolate 15944 chromosome 3, Panubis1.0, whole genome shotgun sequence genome, tgaattttttctcttttcacactTCCCAATATAGTTCTCTCAAATGTGCTCACATTGCCCTAATCCAGCCTCTGTGTGTACATATTCTGCTGCACTTGATTAGTTATATGCCTGTCATTTCATACTTAACTTGAGGGATCCTGACTCTTAACTAGTAGTTAGTATAATACTTTGGACGTGGGAGGCATTCAAAAGATGGTGAGTCAATGAGTAAAAAGACAGGTGAACTGCAAGAGGCATTCAGTCCTGAGTTCTCACATTAAGAAAACTTGTggagttttttcatttttacaatgaTATTGATCAATTTGAAGTGGTCTCATTAAAGAGAAGCTGTAACTTGATCTGAGAGAAAGAATTTTCCTAACCCAGACTAATTTTGAAGCATCATCTTCTCAAATCTTACAGATTTCTCTTCTGAACTATAACTCCTTTTATGAAGTTGTCAGTATTCAACCATTCAGTTTCATATGGATTAAGGTATAGAATGAATGGCAGGGAATCTATTGGTCTTTATGCGTCTGTGCTCCTTAGATGGGGTGGAaatggagactagcctggctgtGGGTGGATTTCCCTCTTGGTGGAGTGAACAGCTCTGGCTTAGTTTCATAACCTCTCCACGAGACAAGTGGGAGAGAggctccccttccccttttcctagTTGGCCACAGTCCCTTGTTtagctgaggcacagagggagTGAAAGCTGCACCAGTGGTGCTTTCAACAACCTGGGGCTGGGACATCAACCTGAAAATAcctctttttctcttgaattGTATTCTTTTGGCCTCATGATCATACCACTTGACTTTAGAGTTAAGGTCATGTGGGGCTTCATGAGGTCAGGTTTTCTCATAAGTTCTCTCATAGCTGACCCTGTTCAGAGGAAAGAACGgtgtattttctcttcttgaaCAAGAGTAAGGATGACTGTTGAAGAAAAAGTTATTCTGATGGTAAGGAAGGCCTTAGTCAAGAATATTACAATGTAAGTCATGTAGAGAGATTAGGTTCAACTCTGAATACAGGGAAGACAGCTGGGGATTTATAGCTAACAAGCAGAGTGAGGTCAGTGGATGGAAAGTTACTAAGACGAAACATCAAGTTAGGGGGACTTAATAGGATTCTAAACTGACTTaataggattcttgctgaaggcaggccaggatGATCAGatgtggggggagggggatgaGGAAATTGATCAGATATACAGGGTGCCTTAGTTCATCGGGCTGCTGTAATggaatactatagactgggtggcttataaagaaagaaattcatttctcaaagCTTTGGTGACTGGAAGTCTCAGGGTGCCAGCATGTTGGGTGTGGTGACGGCTGTCTTCTAGACATTTTTGTAGCCTCATATGACAGAGCAGAGAGAAGCAAGCTCTCTCCGAATTCTTACACGGATGCTGATCTCATTTTGGGGGCCCTGCTTTTGTGACTTCATCTAATTCTAATTATCTCGCAAAAGCTCTACCTCCTATTTACCATCATGTGGTGGGGTagggtttcaatatatgaattttgaggggacacagaTATTCACTTTATAGCAGAGGGTGATCCGATTCCAAAAGTAGGGGTATCCTCCTTAAACTGACTTAGCAAGCTTCTTGCTAGGCAGGCAAAGGAGGCCCAGCGACAAGGATGAGTTGAGAAGAGGGCTCAAGGGAGCCTTTCAAAGTGTGGCCAAAGGGAGAGTCTTTGTCGCTATCTCCTGGATCCATGAGTGCCACTGTTTCAGGAAGCCTAATTTAGTGCCACTACAGAGAGAAGGCCACTGAACTGATCTTTGACACTATGTCCTGGGGAAGTTCTTCACCATGGCTGTCTCTCTgttgtcatcttttaaaatttgattagtATTAGGTTATTGTTGGCATATGCAACAgtcggaggctaaggtggaaaaGAAACTTTCCTCCTTTTTGGTGACTGTGCTTTTGTGCATTTATAATAAGACATGTGAGATTGTAAACCAGGCTAGCTTTCCTTTTAGCTGTTTGTTTCTCAGTTTAGATGGTACATAAGCAGGAGTTTTGAGGGAATGCAAAAACATTTACCAGTCAAGTAAATTCTGTGAGCCTCCATTTAGCGTAAGATAAACATTTATGGCTCAGTATTAGTAAAGCCTTCTGACTCTAAGGATCTAATGATATCACTAACTTTTTTTGAAACATGAagatattttggttattaaaagcagtgtatatatatgataaagtAATGTGTAACAGGAAGCTTTATGAAGAATATCTTCCAATACACCTTTATAAAGTTCTAAATTCAAAGATTTGTATTCTTCTGACACATGAACGATCATTTCAGGCTTTGCTGGGTTATCATAAAGTCCCTAAGTAAGTATACAAAAACAGGACTTAGATGAAAAGGCATGTAACAAGAGCATTGCTTAGAATTGAGTACTCAGGACAGGGTATTAAGATTTAATGCGGGCTTAATATGCTTGTAGATCAAAATGGTGTGAGACTTAATGGGAAGGGAACCTGCAAAGAAGTGCCCTCTGTGAACCAGGAGGTGTTGGTGGGGTGTGGTCACAGAGAAGAGAGAGCCAGCCTTCCCACTGATGGTATTACAGGTGGTCAGGATAGCTTCTGTGCTGAATTGGTCCTGCCAATCCCCATTGTAAATGCTTCACTTCCCAGTTCAAAAGAGGTCACAAATCTTATCAAATGGCAAATTCATTTAATGACTGAATGTGATATATGGCAAGCGGCTTCCTGTTTGTATTATTTACTTTGTCATATTAGTCATGACATGAATAATACCACTGTGTTTCCTGAATTAGGTTCTCAGAGGCACTGTGACGGACTTCCCTGGATTTGATGAGCGGGCTGATGCAGAAACTCTTCGGAAGGCCATGAAAGGCCTGGGTAAATTTAGCTTCCTCTTTCTAAAGCaaatgtgatatttgtttttccaaaCAAGTTGTTAATTACAGTaagaataattttagaatattttgatcTGAAATCTGTAGGAGAAGAGACATGTTATGATAACAAAATAATACTATAAACCAagagtgtccaatcttttggcttctctgggccacattggaagaattgtcttgggccacacataaaatacactaatactaacgatagctgatgagctaaaaaaaaaaaaaaaatcgcaaaaaaatttcataatgttttaagaaagtttatgaatttgtgttgggctgcattcagagctgtcctgggccacatgtggcttgcaggccgtgggttggacaagcttgctatAAACCATCCCTAATATTCAGTTTCTAGAACTGAACAGGCAGTTTAATTCAGCCTTTGTGCTTTTGAGCTTGTCACCCTCACCTGTGTGGTAGAGGCCGGAGTCGATGAGGCAGCTATCCCTGCAGGTGAGCAGCTGTGCAGCTCTGTTCCCAATCAGATATCCCATTCTCATTCTGCTAGtctcttctctttccccagcCTCTTTTCTAGTCATTTAACCTCTCCTCTCAAGGATTTCCATGTGTCACTGATCTCCTGTGCTCAGGCTCCTTTTTTACTACTATTTATGTGCTTTCTGGCCCTGCAAGTCCTTCCATTGCATCCAGCCCACCTTTTCAGACTCATCTCCCATTACTGCTTAATGTGTTCTCAGACCCAGCCATGCTGGCTTATCTGCTGTTTATGAAAGCCCTGTATTTCCCCACTGCTGAgcttttctctcattctaaaaGCTGTCCTTCCTTTTGTCACTGCCTTTCACAATCCTTCCATCCTTTGAGACTTGTGGGTGTCACCTTCTCCCCGAAGCATTCTCCAAGACTCCATTCCACCTCCTATCAGCTAGGAGACCCTTCTTTGAATCCCATTTGACACCTAGATCTCTCCTGAGGCACTTGTCACATTTTGCCTTAGCTCAcaattatttgtgtgtttttatatttctacctTAAATTGTAATTTGAAGCCagagtctctttctcttctctcaatCCCCTGTAACACCTAGCACATTGTGCCTTGTGGATAGCTGTTATTTGAGTATCTGTTGCATGAAAAACTAGGTGTACTAAGTTTTGTAAAAGGCAGGAGTATTTTTCCATCTACTTCCCAATATGTTGGGAATAGGGGGTAGAATATATTGGAAACATACCATTTTATAtgtagtaaattttaaattttaataaaacatttatatatatgtagtgtttgtgtgtgtgtgtatatacacacacatatatacacatatatacacacacacacatatatatatatatattttttttttcctaagagatgggggtctcactatgttgacaaggcgagtcttgaactcctggcctcaagcaatcctcccatcttggcctcccaaagagctaggattacaggtgtgagccactgcgccggccatagaatatattttatattcgcATAGGGAGAGGCAAGGAAATAAGGTGACTGGGAAGTGGGTTGCCAAGATCATTGGGAGAGTGCATGTAGGAGCCAAAATGTAATTGTTAACCATAAATTGCAGGCACAGATGAGGAGAGCATCCTGACTCTGTTGACATCCCGAAGTAACGCTCAGCGCCAGGAAATCTCTGCGGCTTTTAAGACTCTGTTTGGCAGGGTAAGACCACACTTCATCccaagagagaatgggagaaCAGCTATCAGTTATAAGACTAGTTTGGAATATACTGATATTCTTTTGTAAGCATCATTTATTTTGTGATTCCGACTTCCCTACTTCTGTTTCTCTTCCACTCTCCTCTAAATTATCAGCTCTTGGGATACAGTGCTCACCCAGCTTATCCTCACATAATTGTTTTTCCTTGCCTAATGCTGTCGAGGTGCCAAAAGATCCTGTAGTGAGAACTGtccctcttcttttcctctgtgcTTCCCACTCACGTTCACATGGATGTCTTACTATTCGTTTTCTAGGTGTAAGCCTGTATTAAAGTATGTTTTGTTTCAACACGGTCACAGTCTTGATTCCTTTTGTCATGATTTTAACTCATGGATTTTTAATTAGTtgatttaaatgcttttatttgactaacaattcaaaaaaaattatttgaattatttaaatgaattatatgaattatttaaatttaaatgaattagtgCATGCATGAAAAACTTGCCTTCTTAGTCTGAAAACATATatcaattaagaaaacaaatgcaaagcaaaaaagGAAGTATTCTAAACACCCATTTTTAGTTGTGTGGTATGCTGAAACTTATAGCTAGGAAGTACTGGGTTTTTTtcataattacataattttttcataattacATACACAATTTCCCCATAGGAAAAGATATCACCCAGTGATCAGGAGTCATAATAATGACTATAATCTATTATGTATTTGAATGTTGTTAgatattgagagaaaaaaaattatgatgttTGGGTATAAGAGACTAAATGTCCTTTGTAAATTtcattatatgattattttttggaatttaaaaaaagatgtttctcagaataatatttttaaagtacaataGTTTTAGTCTACTTTTAaaggtattcatttttttttcaagttaagaAAAACATCTTTTAGAAACAAATATCTTGACATGTAAGTGGGTTTGCCTTAGTTTAAGATTTTGATCACAGGTTAAAAGTATGTTATTCAAGGTTATGGGGTTTTGTTTAGCTCATGGGCCTTCTACTTGGAGATGGCAACATAAAGAATTCATAAGAGCAAAGGGCTGTCATTCATATTTAAGAAGAATCTTACTACAATTTCTGCTGGTTaacaaatttgtattttctgtgggtTAGGATCTTCTGGATGACCTGAAATCAGAACTAactggaaaatttgaaaaattaattgtgGCTCTGATGAAACCCTCTCGGCTTTATGATGCTTATGAACTGAAACATGCCTTGAAGGTAAAAAGGATGAGTGAAAGGAACATTCTTGTCataaatagtattattttgttttggtaaTCACTTCCTcttatttgttatatttaaaacattttatctgaTTATTTCAGTGAGAGTTGCTTGGAAGACAAAAGTGGGAGGCAATAAGCAGTAAAGGAGGGAGAAAATTACAAGTGTgtcatttcatctttttatagATTTAAACTCAATAATACTGGgctacttaaaattttaatatttttatagatttttgtattttattttcatgcctgTCTTCTGATTTTGaggatgtttaaaaaatattacagatgagctattttgtctttttaaatggaaaattgcCTGATTAGGGAACAATAATATTGCTCATCATTTTAGGTTAAAAGGTAAAGCGTCAGAGAGAATTTTCAcgataaatattttctcatactctttccttctttcctgccccTCTAAATGCTAAAATGAAGTAGCTGGTAAACTTCCTGTAATTTCAGTTGCAGCGAAAACTAAATGTGTATTCCCTTGACTGGTGTTTGGAATGTTGTATAAATATGACGGTATTGACACATTTGTTTAGGCTCATGGGACAGGAAGTAGTTCAGTTGTTAGCTGTTAGATTTTGAATGGGCACACTGAAATTTAACAAGGAAATAATGTTTCTCAGGGATTCTTACTGATGGAGTGGAGAGGAGAAGCGTCATCCTGATAGGAGCTGGTTTGTGCTCAGTCTCTTCATTTTCCTATGGTGATTCTTTTGGAATAAACAAAAATCTTAGGTTATTGAGAAAAGTACTTTTTTTGCTAAGTGCTTCTGAAATGTCAGCAGTAGTTGAAATTCTGCCAGAGAATGAACTCTAGGTTTTTCAGTGCTTGATTTTTGGCAAAGTTAGAAATATAAAGAGAATAAGGCTTAAAtatactatctttttaaaaaaattaagttcagcTGTATTGTTGCATCTCTTAGTTTAATGATGtagatgtgatttttaaaagcagaaaaaggaaagccagctaaaatgatttttcaaaaatccagAAAGCAACTCCCAATTCCCTTATACTGTTCTAATTCCTAATAATTAAGCAATGCTATATTTATCGTTACCTTTGATGTAGAATTTTCCTGTGACTGCACAGCACTTAACTTGGGGGCCAGGGGTTTATCTTTTGAGGTGCATATTGTTTAAGTATCAGTGCTCTTCCGTGTACATTTATgcgaaattttcatttttactctcagtttttaaaaattacttcaattttcattaaaatgttttacttttaaactagAATTAAGTGATCAAATTAAAAGTTACAAATTTATGTAACTggttatgtatatgtacacatatatacacacatacacatgagaaacattgttttccattagacaaaaagaataaaatggtctTTGGAGAGAAAATCAtttaacatttgttatttctgtAACTAATAGAACTCATATACAAAGAAATCCATGTTATACTGGATAATATTTATATAACTGTGCAATTTGGGTAACATCTATTCTGGGAAAATAACTTTCTTTCAAATCTTATTGAcatattttctctattaaaatcTCCAAACAGGGAGCTGGAACAGATGAAAAAGTACTGACAGAAATTATTGCTTCAAGGACACCTGAAGAACTAAGAGCCATCAAAGAAGTTTATGAAGAAGGTAAATGTTTGTGAGTTATATTTTGACTTCACCTCCACTGTTACTTCCTTCATTTCTCTGATTTGAATGCAGTCCTTTGTAGGTATGGGAGGCAGGCAGTAAataatggttgaatgaatgaatgaatgaatgacctgCAATTCAagctatttttctcctttactaaGGAAAAGACTGTCTTGTTACCCtcttctattttaacattttataagaaGCTGCTGCTGAAGATGGAGTTTACTTTTGCATAGGATTTGCAATTAGTGTAGGGATATACAGGTTGTCTTTATGTTAACATTAAggtaaaaatagtttttcctcttttaaaaatatttagctttATGTTAGCAAAATTTAGGAGTTATGTAAAAAGTACTTTTGGAACTTTGGAAGAGAAACCTAAACCCTTTCCCACGTCAGAGTTGATAAAGTACATTTGAGTAAATGTATGTTGTCTTAGTTAATGGCAATGCTTGAATAAAATATTctgcattttgatttttctttttagtatgcCTTTTTCATGAACAGAAATCTGCATTTCAGCCTGAAATATGTCCCATGAAtagaatcaagaaaatgaaataaatgtagaGGTAGAGAGTCCTTTTCTTACCAGATTTCTTGTAGCCagctctttctcctgcctgattgagGAGGGTCAGACTATCCAGTTTCTCAGCTCAGTCAACAGACTCCAAGCCTAGTATCTTTTGCTAGGGACTGTATCTTGCCATTAGTTTGCTAATCTTAGAAATGGCTTTGTTAACCCAGCAAGTCAAAACAGTGTGATAGTTTAGAGCAACTATATAATTACCTTTCTAAAGGGCTGAAtctctctttcctgcttctctttttaTAGGCAGTAAGTTCCCAACCACTAAGGCAGAAGTGATACATGTATCTCAACTTTGAACTTTATTTGATGTACTATTCAAATATCTCTTTCTGGGGATGTTGACGTTGATGAGAACCTTTGTGCTACTGGATTACAAATGGTGTGCTCAAAGGGGGTAATAACTGTGGTCTGTCCTACTCAGCTGTGTAATTGAGCACTGGCTGTGTGTCTGGCAGTGTGCTAGTTGTCATGAGTGACAAAAGGTGTGCATAACCCAGCTCCTGTCCTCAGGCAGTTTGCATGCAGTCTCCTCAGGGGTGACATGACAGAATGACTGCAATATTTAAAGGATAGGAAAATTCAAACTAAAgtaaaataccaataacattaaATGCAAAAATGCATTCAGAAGAGAGAGGTCATCATAGCTTTGGATGTTAGGGAGGCTTCATGGTGCGAATCACACATGCAGCAGAGTTTCAAGACTAGGTGAGTTTAcaaagtgtccattgacagatgaatagataaagaatacacacacacacacacacacacacaaacacagacacacacacatgggagtactattcagtcttaaagaggtgaaatcctgtcatttcaaCATCATGGATAAACGTGGAGGACataatgcaaagtgaaataagctaggcacaagGCATAAGCTATGCATGATCTCACTTCTTATGTTGAAtctaaaaaaattgaactcatagaaacagataGTAAAACAGTGTTTGCTAGGGTGTAGGGGCGGGGTGAATGGGAGAAAGGACTGATGATATATTGGTCAAAGCATACACAATTTTAGTTAGgcaggatgaataagttctggggatctcatgtacagcatggtgactatagtgaAAGTATAACTGTATTATGTGCTTGAAATTTGTGAAtagagtatattttaaatgtcctcACCACACGCAAAAATATAGACTAtatgaagtgatggatatgctgATTAGCTTGAtcgtggtaatcatttcacagtgtacacatatatcaaaacatcatggtgtataccttaaatatatacaatttttatttgtccatcataactcaataaagctgggaaaaaaaGACGGTGCATTTTGAATAGGTAGAAAAGGTATTTTTGGTGAGGTACTGCCTGTCTTTAATGGCATGGAGACTGGACTGTGGAGAGTATATTGAGGGATGGAGAGGGCCTGGCTGCCGTGGAGGATGTGTGCATGTCCATTGTGGGAGGTAAATGGAACAAGCGAGGTTAGGCTCAGATATAGATGGTTTTGCATGACTGGATTAGGAATTTGGACTTAATTCAGAGGTACTGTAAATTCCTGAATGGGCAGTGGAGTGCTGAAGGAACAATTGAGGGAGGAAGGAGATTTGAATAGAAAGGCTAATTGGACAGTTATGTGTATGGGAGGTAAGCTAGGTATTTAGGAATTATGGCCCAACCTAGGTTAGTGAGAGGTGTGAGGAGGATAAATCAGGGACAGGAGAAACATGTGATAGGATTTAATGGTTAATATATACAGGTGTTGGcatagaagaaagaattaaagatTCCTACAAGGTTTTGTATTTGGGTAACTGGTTGAAATGAACGCATAACTCTTCTGGgccttttaaaatagaagtttcaGGCTTTTAAAGTTCGTTTGCTTTCacataataattacatatttaaataccTTAGAGTAAGGCCTCCTTTCCTTTAATAGCAACTGTTTGAGAGTAGTGAGAAAGACTTGTAGACTCTTGTAGATCCCAATTCTCCACTTTTATATGGCCTTACGTTGAGCAGCTGGAAATAGAGGTGGGAGGGGGGCGTACTTTAAAATATCATTGCTGTCTCTCAGAGTTAACTTTATTTCTGCAGAGGAAAATACCTTATTGGGGGAGTGATGGCCATACCCAAAGAAATAAATCCCAGAATATTAGAGGATGGAAGACATTTGGAAGCTAACCATGTAAAAGAtttgaaagaaagcaaaacagaattTAAGGTTATGATTGATTGTGTTTTGGACACTTTCCAGTACCATCATGTGTCTCTAGACTAATGACTACATTGGTTGAGAGAATTTCTAAATGGCTGAGTCTTGATTTAAGTTTGAATTGAGTGCCTTTGGGagctttaattcatttttgtccAACCACTCACTGAAAGCATTTGCTGAGAGCATTCAGAGATGGAATAGAGGGAATTTATGTTAACCAaatataatatttcttcttttatgtcgCTTTCATTTGATTAATGGGGCAAGATTATTTTTCTAGTTGAAAGAAGATGTAAATAagtatgaaattattttgttgcAGAATATGGCTCAAGCCTGGAAGATGACGTGGTGGGGGACACTTCAGGGTACTACCAGCGGATGTTGGTGGTTCTCCTTCAGGTATTGGGTGGAGATGaattacagttttattaaaaaGCCTGAAGTTGGACTGGGCTGAATCTAGTTAAGTAAGGTcacttaaaattcttttaataGTTTGTGGTACTTGCTGATTCTTACTGCGATGATTCTGGCTGTATGTCGCTTGTGCTTGTTTGTGTTTCAGAATATCTGGTCTAAATTCTTAACAGCTAACTCATACATTTGTTTTAGATAGTAGTATCTTGTTCCTTTCACAGAATGATAGCAGTATCTTGTTctttcatataatttaaaatcaggaGGGTCATTATTGGTTTTGGACAGGCTGTGTGATGATAATGTGAAATAGTGCAGGATCGATCTTAATAAAAGCATATTATTCCTAGAGAAAGAGCTTTATTGAATAACCATCAGGTGGAaccatttttccttttgaatgaGAATGCCCTACAGTTCAATAATGTGACATATTACCTCTCATAGGCTAACAGAGACCCTGATGCTGGAATTGATGAAGCTCAAGTTGAACAAGATGCTCAGGTGAGTGATGCCCAGGATATGATGACTTTATTATGTTGTAGAAATGAAGAAGTAATTCATGGTAATGAAAAAATCACAATGTATGTTATAATAGCTGCTAGTGATAATCTTGTTAATGGGTTCTTCACATAGCATAAGACCTATGTAAGTAGCTTTTTCTTATTCTGACCTGGtaagcaaaatattttaccttaaagctgaaatgaaataaaataaattacatagtgAGTTCCAACTAgacatggttttttttgttttgtgattattgaacaaaatagagaattttaCAAAAAACAGGTGTTATTAACTCCACTGCCAGTTATGCAGTGGGTCTCTTAGCAggagaagataaagaagaaagaataaagtatTTAACAGTAAGTGGTGTTTAATTATATAAGAGATGAGAAGTTATTTTGGTATTAGGAAATTTCTCTGCATTTGCTTTGACAGAATTTTAAGTAGAATTGGTCTTCTGTCAGCTGCTTTTTAGTGACTCCAAATGAAAATTTCCTCTTAAGTGACTTTTAATCCCCTATAAAGTCTCAGTCTGGTTAATAAAACAGTTATTAAAGTATAGGAAAGGAAATTTGAAACATGAGAGTTGAAAACTGGAAATTGGTAATAAAGGAATTACTTGGGTTCCTAGAACCACCAATCATAGACCTCTTTCTGGTCACATGTTTCAATTAAGAGAATACACAATTCTTGGTTGTTTGTCATGTATCATTGAAAAAGGAAGAGCCATATTCACTCCTCCAGTGGAACAACCCATGGATGTGCAATCTCACTTTGCTaacaggaaagaggagagaggttATTCTTTTGGGTAGGGTGATTTTATAATGGTTTCAGAATGCTGTCATATCTGTCTagctggagagaaaaaaagaactgaatgTTTACTGAGGGCTCTCTGTGCAGTATTTGACTCTTGCTTCACTCTAAGAAAATCCAAGCCGATTGTGTCCAGCCCCTGATTATAACCTTCAGACTCTCTGGTGGTTCCTTTGTCCTCAGGATAAAGTCCGGGTTCCTGAATGGGTTACAAGCTCCTTTGTTATCTGTGTCTTGTTTACTTATGCCTCCAGCCTCTCTCACTTGATCTCTGTGCCCTCTTGCCCCTCCCACCCCTCTTCACCTGAGTCCTCTTCAAGAGTCACTCTTCAGCTTAGATATTTTAGAGTTAGGTGCCCCTCACAGGGAAAACCgtagccccccccccccccccccccaccaggCTTCCTGTCACAGTTCTTTCCACCTTCTCTGGAAGCCACCTATTTACTTGACTGCCTTCCTGGGCACCCTGAGCTGTCAGTTCAATTGTGTCCTCAGCTTCTGGCatagagtaggtgctcagtaaataactgatgaatgaatgagcacaTAACTCTACCAGAGAGGGGCAGTTTCCCttttatggataaagaaacaagccCATGGCTTCCACTGAATAGCAGTGGAGTTGGAATTCCTAACGAggcctgtctgactccaaagctctttctctttccctagaAGATAGTCAGTGTTcttgaatattaatatttcactATAAGAATATTTCACTACGAGATATTCAGTGTTCTTGAATATTAGTACCTTCTCTGATTTTCTCTATCATTAAAGGGCTTATTAAATATCAACTTCAAGCACAGATCTA is a window encoding:
- the ANXA5 gene encoding annexin A5; its protein translation is MAQVLRGTVTDFPGFDERADAETLRKAMKGLGTDEESILTLLTSRSNAQRQEISAAFKTLFGRDLLDDLKSELTGKFEKLIVALMKPSRLYDAYELKHALKGAGTDEKVLTEIIASRTPEELRAIKEVYEEEYGSSLEDDVVGDTSGYYQRMLVVLLQANRDPDAGIDEAQVEQDAQALFQAGELKWGTDEEKFITIFGTRSVSHLRKVFDKYMTISGFQIEETIDRETSGNLEQLLLAVVKSIRSIPAYLAETLYYAMKGAGTDDHTLIRVMVSRSEIDLLNIRKEFRKNFATSLYSMIKGDTSGDYKKALLLLCGGED